One window from the genome of Sphingomicrobium arenosum encodes:
- a CDS encoding M23 family metallopeptidase, whose protein sequence is MAFMSMLKGGLFRNREIFLRDGEKVTRLKVSAISQIFAVAMVFGLTSWSGFATAQLLNEREEVMSLEQELAFHEKVETRQRVLAEMAGRLLDERYAAQVKELESLGVADRVDGVGGPLEAAANGDETFAQLFQSWKRLDNLQGSAIAVPSAKPVEAARLTSSYGTRNDPFKKRRARHGGIDLAGPVGTPILVTADGIVKRAGWNSGGYGNLIEVDHGNGITTRYAHLSKVEVRAGERVTRGMQIGKMGSTGRSTGSHLHYEVRIDGRSVNPIPFMESTDYLVAMRDGGEGDMMHGVGGGAQ, encoded by the coding sequence ATGGCTTTCATGTCGATGTTGAAGGGCGGGCTTTTTCGAAATCGCGAGATTTTCCTGCGTGACGGTGAAAAGGTCACGCGGTTGAAGGTGTCGGCGATCTCGCAGATTTTCGCCGTCGCCATGGTTTTCGGCCTGACCAGCTGGTCGGGCTTCGCTACCGCGCAGCTGCTCAACGAACGCGAAGAGGTGATGAGCCTCGAACAGGAACTGGCCTTCCATGAGAAGGTCGAGACCCGCCAGCGCGTGCTCGCCGAAATGGCCGGCCGCCTGCTCGATGAACGCTATGCCGCGCAGGTCAAGGAGCTCGAGAGCCTCGGTGTCGCCGACCGCGTCGACGGCGTCGGCGGTCCGCTCGAAGCCGCCGCCAATGGCGATGAAACTTTCGCCCAGCTGTTCCAGAGCTGGAAGCGCCTCGACAATCTTCAGGGCAGCGCGATCGCCGTGCCCTCGGCCAAGCCGGTGGAAGCCGCGCGCCTGACCTCGAGCTATGGTACGCGTAACGACCCGTTCAAGAAGCGCCGTGCCCGTCACGGCGGCATCGACCTTGCCGGCCCGGTCGGCACGCCGATCCTCGTCACCGCCGACGGCATCGTGAAGCGCGCCGGTTGGAACTCGGGCGGCTATGGCAACCTCATCGAGGTCGATCATGGCAATGGCATCACCACCCGCTATGCCCACTTGTCGAAGGTTGAGGTTCGCGCCGGCGAGCGCGTCACCCGCGGCATGCAGATCGGCAAGATGGGCTCGACCGGCCGTTCGACCGGTAGCCACCTCCACTATGAGGTCCGCATCGACGGTCGCTCGGTCAACCCGATCCCCTTCATGGAATCGACCGATTACCTCGTCGCCATGCGCGATGGTGGTGAGGGCGACATGATGCACGGCGTGGGCGGCGGCGCGCAGTAA